A DNA window from Schlesneria paludicola DSM 18645 contains the following coding sequences:
- a CDS encoding SRPBCC family protein has product MELITISPHPTQRGTYRLSAEQWLPRPLDEVFEFFADAYRLQDLTPPFLNFQVLTPRPVDMFAGTTIDYRLKLHGIPIRWRSEITEWQPPLRFVDRQLKGPYRLWNHLHTFEMKDGGTLVRDIVDYAVPGGALIHWLMVRRDLMRIFEYRHGQLASYFGAGDPPSATASAK; this is encoded by the coding sequence GTGGAATTGATCACGATTTCGCCTCACCCAACTCAACGCGGCACCTATCGGCTCAGCGCCGAACAATGGTTGCCTCGTCCGCTTGACGAGGTGTTTGAGTTCTTTGCAGATGCCTACCGGCTTCAGGATCTCACCCCCCCCTTCTTGAATTTTCAGGTGCTCACGCCTCGTCCCGTCGACATGTTTGCCGGAACGACGATCGATTACCGCCTGAAATTGCATGGGATTCCGATCCGCTGGCGCAGCGAGATCACCGAGTGGCAACCACCGCTTCGGTTCGTTGATCGACAACTCAAGGGCCCGTACCGCTTGTGGAACCATCTGCATACCTTTGAAATGAAAGATGGTGGCACGCTCGTTCGTGACATCGTCGACTATGCCGTCCCTGGCGGAGCACTGATTCACTGGCTGATGGTTCGGCGTGATCTGATGCGCATTTTTGAATATCGACATGGACAACTCGCCTCGTATTTCGGAGCAGGCGATCCGCCGTCGGCAACGGCTTCGGCAAAGTGA